One region of Peribacillus simplex genomic DNA includes:
- the spoIIIAF gene encoding stage III sporulation protein AF, with protein sequence MSFLAGWVSNIIIFVLLATVIDMLLPNSALQKYAKMVIGLLLIAIIITPILGLFNKDFDEILSAATSEFQEQKKKDLGNLTEMKKKEIQATQGAYILKQMAVDLQAEVEEELMVDYNMKISSIDVGVKNEEEPSADDLQNITISLEKAEGKEDSGIEAVAKVDINAEKLSSSNDANLDAVKRFLATSWSVDEEIIEIAGERK encoded by the coding sequence GTGAGTTTTTTAGCTGGCTGGGTATCTAACATCATCATATTTGTATTGCTGGCTACTGTGATCGATATGCTTCTTCCGAATTCAGCTTTACAGAAGTATGCCAAAATGGTAATCGGACTTTTACTGATTGCGATCATCATCACTCCTATATTGGGATTATTCAATAAGGATTTCGACGAAATCCTCTCTGCTGCTACAAGTGAATTTCAAGAGCAGAAAAAAAAAGATTTAGGAAATTTGACAGAAATGAAGAAAAAAGAAATACAAGCTACCCAGGGTGCATATATTTTAAAACAAATGGCTGTTGACTTACAGGCAGAAGTGGAAGAGGAGCTGATGGTGGATTATAACATGAAGATTAGTTCAATTGATGTAGGGGTCAAAAATGAGGAAGAACCGAGCGCTGATGATTTGCAAAACATAACGATATCATTGGAAAAGGCAGAAGGGAAAGAAGACTCGGGGATAGAGGCAGTAGCGAAGGTTGATATCAATGCAGAGAAACTATCCTCTTCGAATGATGCCAATCTTGATGCTGTGAAAAGGTTTCTGGCAACAAGTTGGTCCGTTGATGAAGAGATCATTGAAATCGCCGGGGAAAGGAAGTGA
- the spoIIIAB gene encoding stage III sporulation protein SpoIIIAB — protein MFKIIGAAIIIIATTWAGFEAAKKLSMRPRQLRQLKVAMQSLEAEIMYGHTPLKEAARKLSKQMAKPLSIFFETFATRLESGETTVKEAWVDSLKKIWQSLALKQGEFEILSQFGETLGKSDKYHQQKQIMLTMAHLEREESDALDRQVKYEKMMKSLGFLSGLLLIILLM, from the coding sequence ATGTTTAAGATAATTGGAGCAGCGATAATCATTATAGCAACGACATGGGCGGGTTTCGAAGCTGCGAAAAAATTAAGTATGAGGCCTCGTCAACTGAGACAGCTGAAAGTCGCCATGCAATCGCTCGAAGCTGAAATCATGTATGGTCATACACCTTTAAAAGAGGCAGCGAGGAAACTGTCTAAGCAGATGGCCAAACCTTTATCCATCTTTTTCGAGACCTTTGCAACTCGACTCGAGTCAGGTGAGACCACCGTCAAAGAAGCATGGGTTGATAGTTTGAAGAAAATATGGCAATCCCTTGCTTTAAAACAGGGGGAATTCGAGATACTGTCACAGTTTGGGGAGACGCTTGGAAAAAGCGATAAATATCATCAGCAAAAGCAAATCATGCTAACGATGGCACACTTGGAAAGAGAAGAGAGCGATGCGCTCGACCGACAGGTAAAGTATGAAAAAATGATGAAAAGTCTTGGTTTTTTATCAGGGCTATTATTGATCATTTTGCTGATGTAG
- the spoIIIAE gene encoding stage III sporulation protein AE, which produces MKQRMPYLSILFVLLFFLHTSIGQAAENPENGEIDQEPIMQTELVQAQIDRLGVDELKQYWDDIVTEYGGFLPESQKGSFMDFVSGDKKFSFDQWIKGITKFIFHELLVNGKLLGSLILLTVFSMFLQSLQNAFEQSSVSKVAYAIVYMVLIILALNSFHVAIEYTKDTIDLMISFLMALIPLLLALIAASGGLVSAAFFHPVLMFLMNTSGILIQFVVLPLLFFAAILSIVSTLTEHYKVTQMAQLLRNFAIGILGAFMTIFLGVISVQGASSAVADGVTIRTAKFVTGNFIPVIGRMFTDATDTVISASVLLKNTVGLSGVIILLLITTFPAIKILMISFVYKLAASLLQPLGGGPVIKCLDVISKSMIYIFAALAIVSLMFFLSITVIIASGNITLMVR; this is translated from the coding sequence ATGAAGCAGCGGATGCCTTACTTATCCATTCTATTCGTTTTACTCTTTTTTTTGCATACATCTATTGGACAAGCCGCCGAAAATCCTGAAAATGGTGAAATCGATCAAGAGCCGATCATGCAGACCGAATTGGTACAAGCCCAAATAGACAGGCTGGGTGTAGATGAGCTCAAACAATATTGGGATGACATCGTTACGGAATATGGAGGGTTCTTACCGGAAAGCCAGAAGGGGAGCTTCATGGATTTTGTAAGCGGTGATAAGAAATTCTCCTTTGACCAATGGATAAAGGGAATTACAAAATTCATTTTTCATGAACTGCTTGTGAATGGTAAGCTGCTGGGCTCACTCATTTTATTAACCGTTTTCAGCATGTTCCTGCAGTCTTTGCAGAACGCGTTCGAACAAAGCTCCGTTAGTAAGGTGGCTTATGCAATCGTTTATATGGTGCTGATCATTTTGGCACTTAACAGTTTTCATGTGGCGATTGAATATACAAAGGATACGATAGATTTGATGATTTCCTTTTTAATGGCGCTCATCCCTTTACTCTTGGCCTTAATTGCCGCTTCAGGAGGACTTGTATCAGCAGCTTTCTTTCACCCGGTCTTAATGTTTTTAATGAATACTAGCGGAATCTTGATCCAGTTTGTCGTCCTCCCTCTTTTATTCTTTGCAGCGATTTTAAGCATTGTCAGCACATTGACCGAACATTATAAAGTGACACAGATGGCACAACTTCTCCGAAATTTTGCTATCGGGATACTAGGTGCATTCATGACCATATTCCTTGGTGTCATATCCGTTCAAGGAGCATCCTCCGCTGTAGCAGACGGAGTGACGATCAGGACGGCCAAATTCGTGACAGGTAACTTTATACCGGTAATAGGGCGCATGTTTACTGATGCAACGGATACGGTCATTAGTGCCTCCGTTCTGCTGAAAAATACAGTGGGCTTGTCAGGTGTCATAATTCTCTTGCTCATAACCACATTTCCAGCAATAAAAATCTTGATGATTTCTTTTGTCTATAAGTTGGCAGCGAGTCTTTTGCAGCCGCTGGGCGGAGGGCCTGTAATAAAATGTCTTGACGTTATAAGTAAAAGCATGATCTATATTTTCGCAGCACTGGCCATTGTCTCACTCATGTTCTTTTTAAGTATCACTGTAATTATCGCTTCTGGAAACATTACACTGATGGTTCGTTAA
- the spoIIIAC gene encoding stage III sporulation protein AC translates to MGIDVDIIFKIAGVGLVVAFLHTILDQVGKKEYAQWVTLFGFIYILFMVASVVEDLFQKIKSVFLFQ, encoded by the coding sequence ATGGGCATTGATGTGGACATCATATTTAAAATAGCAGGTGTGGGGCTAGTTGTGGCATTTCTTCACACAATACTCGATCAGGTTGGGAAGAAGGAATATGCCCAGTGGGTGACACTTTTCGGATTTATCTATATTTTATTCATGGTAGCTTCTGTAGTGGAGGATTTATTTCAAAAAATTAAATCTGTATTCCTATTTCAGTAA
- the spoIIIAA gene encoding stage III sporulation protein AA, translating into METILSFLPKKLYEQLRGMTPMMIEKMEELRIRVGRPLEVIVGGEPFFFSYEVTHSDADQLLNQIGQFSLYTLEEELKRGYITIAGGHRVGLAGKVILENGSVKAIRDISSFNIRIAREKIGAAEPLTSYLYNGEWQHTMLIGAPQTGKTTVLRDIARMISSGNEKRGIPPQKVGIVDERSEIAGCVHGVPQLEFGTRVDVLDGCPKAEGMMMMIRSMSPDVLIVDEIGRAEDTQAVLEAVNAGIKLMITTHGHTLDEIKKRPFIAEILKQNIFERFIELQRSKSGKRSYKVLDAAGVPIFLGEGVNPHV; encoded by the coding sequence ATGGAAACGATTCTTTCATTTTTACCGAAAAAATTATACGAGCAACTCCGGGGCATGACACCGATGATGATCGAGAAGATGGAAGAGCTGCGGATTCGAGTTGGAAGGCCGCTTGAGGTCATTGTGGGTGGGGAACCTTTCTTCTTTTCCTATGAAGTGACCCATTCGGATGCAGATCAATTATTGAATCAAATCGGTCAATTTTCGTTATATACACTTGAGGAAGAATTAAAGCGGGGATATATAACTATAGCGGGCGGACATCGGGTGGGTCTTGCTGGCAAGGTGATCCTGGAAAATGGGTCGGTCAAAGCGATCAGGGACATTTCCTCATTCAATATTCGGATTGCACGTGAAAAAATAGGTGCTGCTGAACCGCTAACATCTTATTTATATAATGGGGAATGGCAACATACAATGTTGATCGGTGCTCCGCAAACAGGAAAAACGACCGTATTGCGTGATATTGCAAGAATGATATCCAGTGGTAATGAAAAACGGGGAATTCCCCCTCAAAAGGTGGGAATAGTGGACGAGCGCTCAGAAATTGCCGGATGTGTTCATGGCGTGCCGCAGCTCGAATTTGGAACAAGGGTGGATGTGCTCGATGGATGTCCTAAAGCGGAAGGGATGATGATGATGATCCGTTCGATGTCCCCGGATGTATTGATCGTGGATGAAATAGGCCGCGCTGAGGATACACAAGCTGTGCTCGAAGCAGTTAATGCAGGTATTAAACTCATGATAACTACACATGGCCATACATTGGATGAAATTAAGAAGCGGCCTTTTATCGCCGAAATATTAAAGCAAAACATCTTTGAACGTTTTATAGAATTACAGAGAAGCAAATCCGGAAAAAGGAGCTATAAAGTCCTTGATGCAGCGGGGGTTCCTATTTTCTTGGGAGAAGGTGTGAACCCGCATGTTTAA
- the spoIIIAD gene encoding stage III sporulation protein AD — translation MKIVAIALVATFLALIVKEQKPNFAFLLVIFVGCSIFLFLADKIYEIILMLEKIAVNAHVNSVYLETILKIIGIAYIAEFASQITKDAGQGSLASKIELSGKILILAMAIPILTVIIETILQMLPS, via the coding sequence ATAAAAATCGTGGCCATTGCCCTAGTTGCCACCTTTTTGGCCTTGATCGTCAAAGAGCAAAAACCAAATTTCGCATTCCTGCTCGTCATTTTTGTAGGCTGCTCCATTTTTCTTTTTTTAGCGGATAAAATATACGAAATCATTTTAATGTTAGAAAAAATTGCAGTGAATGCGCATGTAAATAGCGTGTATCTAGAGACCATCTTAAAAATAATCGGAATTGCCTATATTGCTGAATTCGCTTCTCAAATTACAAAAGATGCAGGGCAAGGGTCGCTCGCTTCCAAAATAGAATTGAGCGGGAAAATCTTGATTCTTGCCATGGCGATTCCGATTTTGACGGTCATTATCGAAACAATTTTACAGATGCTCCCAAGTTAA
- the efp gene encoding elongation factor P, with product MISVNDFRTGVTIEVDNGIWQVIEFQHVKPGKGAAFVRSKLRNLRTGSIQEKTFRAGEKVAKAHIENRKMQYLYASGDSHVFMDNETYDQIELPASSIERELKFLKENMEVHIMTFQAETLGVELPNTVELEVAETEPGIKGDTSSGGTKSAVLETGLSVQVPFFINQGDKLLINTNEGSYVSRA from the coding sequence ATGATTTCTGTAAACGATTTTCGCACGGGTGTTACGATTGAAGTAGATAATGGAATTTGGCAGGTTATTGAGTTCCAACATGTTAAACCTGGTAAAGGTGCAGCTTTTGTACGTTCTAAACTTCGTAATCTTCGTACAGGTTCAATCCAAGAGAAAACATTCCGTGCTGGTGAAAAAGTCGCTAAAGCACATATCGAAAACCGCAAGATGCAGTACCTTTATGCAAGTGGTGATAGCCATGTATTCATGGATAACGAAACATATGACCAAATCGAGCTGCCAGCTTCAAGCATTGAACGTGAATTGAAATTCCTTAAAGAAAATATGGAAGTCCATATCATGACTTTCCAAGCCGAAACACTTGGGGTAGAGCTTCCGAACACTGTAGAACTGGAAGTGGCGGAAACTGAGCCGGGAATAAAAGGCGATACATCTTCAGGCGGAACGAAATCAGCCGTACTTGAGACGGGCCTTTCGGTTCAAGTTCCATTCTTCATCAACCAAGGTGACAAATTATTGATCAATACAAATGAAGGCTCTTACGTATCACGTGCATAA
- the spoIIIAG gene encoding stage III sporulation protein AG, giving the protein MNKDKGPLSWLQKLLNKDPDQKEPKEKKPSLYVYALIVVLLGAGIMMAGNLLTTNQTGQTPEVKTVFNNDKQDDEGEVETFGQKKSEFKTTKDYEIYLQNEMKEALESIAGVQDVKVVIYVDASEKKVYERNKVTQKQVTQETDKEGGKRTVEDTSVDEQLVLVKSGEKEGPIISETKKPSVRGVLVVAKGAENIQIKKWIIEAVTRSLDVPSHRVSVMPKK; this is encoded by the coding sequence TTGAACAAAGACAAAGGTCCGTTATCCTGGCTGCAAAAACTATTAAATAAAGACCCTGACCAAAAAGAACCTAAGGAAAAAAAACCTTCCCTGTATGTCTATGCTCTAATAGTTGTCCTTTTGGGAGCGGGAATTATGATGGCCGGGAATTTGTTAACCACCAACCAGACGGGACAAACACCTGAAGTGAAGACTGTATTCAATAATGATAAACAGGACGATGAAGGGGAGGTTGAAACATTCGGTCAGAAGAAATCCGAATTCAAGACGACAAAAGATTATGAAATATATCTTCAGAATGAAATGAAGGAAGCGCTTGAATCCATCGCAGGCGTCCAGGATGTAAAAGTCGTAATCTATGTGGATGCATCCGAGAAAAAAGTATATGAAAGAAACAAAGTCACCCAAAAACAAGTCACACAAGAAACCGACAAGGAAGGCGGCAAAAGGACGGTCGAAGACACATCGGTTGATGAACAGCTCGTTTTGGTCAAAAGCGGTGAAAAAGAAGGACCGATCATTTCGGAAACGAAAAAGCCTAGTGTACGAGGAGTCCTCGTAGTCGCTAAAGGAGCCGAAAACATTCAAATAAAGAAGTGGATCATCGAAGCTGTCACACGTTCACTGGATGTACCGAGTCACCGGGTTTCTGTCATGCCTAAAAAATAA